The following proteins are co-located in the Labrys monachus genome:
- a CDS encoding nuclear transport factor 2 family protein has protein sequence MAENTDAEIRHVYERWHETILGRDLEGLMALYADDAVLESPLILATLKDRSEGILRGKAEIEPFFEAGFRTLPGGLGRWYRTGTFFSNGRQLIWEYPRQTPEDDQVDLVEAMDIANGLIAHHRVYWGWVGFRALADAPNKPAS, from the coding sequence ATGGCCGAAAACACCGACGCCGAAATCCGCCACGTCTATGAACGGTGGCACGAGACGATCCTGGGCCGCGATCTCGAGGGCCTGATGGCGCTCTATGCCGACGACGCCGTTCTGGAGAGCCCCTTGATCCTGGCGACCCTGAAGGACAGGAGCGAGGGGATCTTGAGGGGCAAGGCCGAAATCGAGCCCTTTTTCGAGGCGGGATTTCGCACGCTGCCGGGCGGCCTCGGCCGGTGGTATCGAACGGGAACGTTCTTCTCCAACGGTCGGCAACTGATCTGGGAGTATCCCCGCCAGACGCCTGAGGACGATCAGGTCGACCTCGTCGAAGCCATGGACATCGCCAACGGACTCATCGCCCATCATCGCGTCTATTGGGGATGGGTCGGCTTCAGGGCGCTCGCGGACGCCCCGAACAAACCGGCGTCATGA
- a CDS encoding GntR family transcriptional regulator — MPKVGGALAKLTPIPAMESADRAADQIREAIVTGSLKPGERLVEKQLTDQLGISRHPVREALRILSREGFVEMRLNRGAVVTSLRAESILEVYEIRSALGEIALRHLLGPGGGISSKDLKHLKKLANNAILYSQRDSQEDSVRNDLEFQYAIIEAANLPRTARYFLELTAEVQRFNNVLKIVYSDREGDARNYVMALFMAISEGALERAQKIWTAKFATAVERYLALLPQLES, encoded by the coding sequence GTGCCGAAAGTGGGGGGAGCCCTGGCAAAGCTGACGCCGATTCCGGCCATGGAAAGTGCCGATCGCGCAGCCGATCAGATACGAGAGGCGATCGTCACGGGTTCCCTGAAGCCGGGAGAACGATTGGTCGAAAAGCAGCTGACGGACCAGCTCGGCATATCGAGACATCCCGTCCGGGAAGCTCTGCGCATCCTGAGCCGCGAAGGATTCGTGGAGATGCGCCTCAACCGAGGAGCCGTCGTCACCAGCCTCAGGGCAGAAAGTATTCTCGAGGTCTACGAGATCCGTTCGGCCCTCGGCGAGATTGCGCTCCGTCATCTATTGGGACCGGGCGGAGGCATCAGTTCCAAAGATCTAAAGCATCTGAAGAAATTGGCCAACAACGCGATCCTGTATTCCCAGCGGGACAGCCAGGAGGACAGCGTGCGGAATGACCTCGAATTCCAATACGCCATCATCGAGGCGGCGAATCTCCCCCGCACGGCGCGGTATTTCTTGGAACTCACCGCCGAGGTCCAGAGATTCAACAATGTGCTGAAAATCGTCTATTCGGATCGGGAAGGCGATGCCAGGAACTACGTCATGGCATTGTTCATGGCGATCAGCGAGGGGGCCCTGGAGCGGGCACAGAAGATCTGGACCGCGAAATTCGCCACCGCGGTCGAAAGATACCTCGCTCTCCTGCCCCAGCTGGAATCCTAA
- a CDS encoding ArsR/SmtB family transcription factor yields the protein MSEQPNIASAAFLIADPTRAAILTSLLDGRARPAGELAFAAGVTAQTASSHLAKLLAGGLLAVEAQGRHRYYRLGGSHVALALECLASMGPAGTVRRKPLGREAQSLRFARCCYDHLAGRVGVALTSALQERGFLIAAAGKRFEVPSDGVEWFGAVGLDVAKLKRGRRGFARQCLDWTEREHHLAGPLGAEFMTLFCARDWLRRSKSSRAVQVTPKGWAWLEAQLGIDERSIVGAAY from the coding sequence ATGAGTGAGCAACCGAATATCGCTTCCGCCGCTTTCCTGATCGCCGATCCGACCCGCGCCGCCATCCTCACGAGCCTGCTCGATGGGCGAGCTCGGCCCGCCGGCGAACTGGCCTTCGCGGCCGGCGTGACCGCACAGACGGCCAGCTCGCATTTGGCCAAGCTCCTCGCCGGCGGACTTCTCGCCGTCGAGGCGCAAGGACGACACCGTTATTATCGTCTGGGCGGCTCTCACGTCGCTCTCGCGCTGGAATGCCTCGCCTCGATGGGGCCGGCGGGAACGGTGCGCCGAAAGCCACTCGGTCGCGAGGCGCAGAGCCTTCGGTTCGCGCGCTGCTGCTACGACCATCTGGCCGGCCGCGTCGGTGTCGCCCTGACGAGCGCCTTGCAGGAACGGGGCTTCCTCATCGCTGCTGCGGGCAAGCGCTTCGAGGTCCCGTCGGACGGCGTCGAATGGTTCGGAGCCGTGGGATTGGATGTGGCAAAGCTGAAGCGCGGCCGGCGCGGTTTCGCCCGGCAATGCCTCGACTGGACAGAGCGCGAACATCATCTTGCCGGCCCTCTCGGGGCCGAGTTCATGACCCTGTTCTGCGCCAGGGATTGGCTGCGGCGTTCGAAATCGTCGCGCGCCGTTCAGGTCACGCCGAAAGGGTGGGCCTGGCTGGAAGCACAGCTCGGGATCGACGAGAGGTCGATCGTTGGCGCCGCATATTAG
- a CDS encoding ABC transporter ATP-binding protein — protein sequence MSPRRLATLEVRNVSKIYDSGGTPVTALASGSLILKPGAVTGIVGPSGSGKTTLLMIAGLLETPTAGEVLFDGKVISRPGAKLNDLRAFRRTHLGFVFQKANLIPYLTAAENVAIAMQINDVGRRQAQKRAAELLGALGMGHRGTNYPSQLSGGEQQRVSIARALANDPTVILADEPTAALDGTRAEMVMKVFRALADSRNVALCVVTHDTRWMKYFDTMLELEDGRARESPPSAAKAHE from the coding sequence ATGTCGCCGCGCCGCCTGGCCACCTTGGAGGTCCGCAATGTCAGCAAGATCTATGACAGCGGCGGAACGCCGGTCACTGCGCTGGCTTCGGGGTCGCTGATCCTGAAGCCCGGTGCCGTCACCGGCATCGTCGGGCCCAGCGGCTCGGGGAAGACGACGCTCCTGATGATCGCCGGCCTGCTGGAGACGCCGACCGCGGGGGAGGTTCTGTTCGACGGCAAGGTGATTTCGCGTCCCGGTGCGAAGCTCAACGATTTGCGGGCTTTCAGGCGCACCCATCTCGGCTTCGTGTTTCAGAAGGCGAACCTGATTCCCTATCTGACGGCCGCCGAGAACGTGGCGATCGCCATGCAGATCAACGATGTCGGCCGCAGGCAGGCGCAGAAACGCGCCGCCGAGCTGCTCGGTGCGCTGGGCATGGGGCATCGCGGCACCAACTATCCCTCGCAGCTGTCCGGCGGCGAGCAGCAGCGCGTTTCGATCGCCAGGGCTCTCGCCAACGATCCTACCGTCATCCTCGCCGACGAACCCACCGCCGCGCTGGACGGCACGCGGGCGGAGATGGTGATGAAGGTCTTCAGGGCGCTGGCGGACAGCCGCAACGTGGCGCTCTGCGTCGTGACCCACGACACGCGCTGGATGAAATATTTCGATACGATGCTCGAACTCGAGGACGGACGGGCCCGAGAGAGCCCGCCCTCCGCCGCCAAGGCCCACGAATAG